A stretch of Eleutherodactylus coqui strain aEleCoq1 chromosome 2, aEleCoq1.hap1, whole genome shotgun sequence DNA encodes these proteins:
- the LOC136612929 gene encoding RING finger protein 11-like, with protein sequence MPGDVVLTQRRLPGREEECKQPGAGARGRREPQDWGMGNCLSSQTADDLSLLNDSDGASLPGEPPPPYQEREPVPVYHPTPSQTRLATQLTEEEQVWIAQRIGLIQHLPKGRYETGSEPSEKKPKECVICMLDFVSGDPVRFLPCMHVYHMECIDNWLMRSFTCPSCMEPVDAALLSSYETS encoded by the exons ATGCCGGGAGATGTAGTTTTAACTCAACGCAGACTTCCCGGACGTGAGGAGGAGTGTAAACAACCCGGAGCTGGAGCCCGGGGGCGACGGGAGCCCCAGGACTGGGGGATGGGGAACTGCCTGTCCTCGCAGACCGCGGATGATCTGTCCCTGCTCAACGACTCAGACGGGGCGAGTCTGCCCGGGGAGCCCCCGCCGCCATACCAG GAGCGGGAGCCGGTTCCGGTCTATCACCCCACGCCAAGCCAGACGCGCCTCGCTACACAGCTGACCGAGGAGGAGCAGGTGTGGATCGCCCAGAGGATCGGCCTTATACAGCACTTGCCTAAAGGCAGATATGAGACGGGATCCGAGCCCTCCGAGAAGAAACCAAAAGA GTGTGTGATCTGTATGCTGGATTTCGTCAGTGGGGAtccagtccgcttcctgccttgTATGCACGTCTACCACATGGAGTGTATAGACAACTGGCTCATGCGCTCGTTTACATGTCCGTCCTGCATGGAACCGGTGGACGCTGCTCTCCTCTCTTCCTATGAGACCAGCTGA